One window from the genome of Pseudomonas fluorescens encodes:
- a CDS encoding PAAR-like domain-containing protein, with the protein MANEVYANNMEVSCKSAAGKSIACFPDVCFTPPQAPPTPLGVPIPYPNTGMAKDTTRGTRTVKITGKEVMLKDKSCFKTSTGDEAGNTPKKGVVTSKIKGKVYFIAWSMDVKFEGENVVRHLDLMTHNHASKPGNTPPWAYTDASATAPVERCKKEVARKNKACGELKTKAERCGDKACTAAKKCLLVSKKQADSKAQNSEVACCPGETGHHLVEAHSFTVPGTNRQTPLPQFPNYDEKDAPCICVQCPQDGSGRYEGDHGFMHAAQGKLEQAAIERAPPAQKDYAWNYGQSRGAGVRALQQTFPKSKCSKKCLEAQLDAYHKNTVGVRDKTPVRTHTPNLQDNQKELAHEMIPEVTISAW; encoded by the coding sequence ATGGCGAATGAAGTCTACGCCAACAATATGGAAGTCTCCTGCAAGTCGGCGGCGGGCAAGTCGATCGCCTGCTTCCCGGATGTCTGCTTCACCCCGCCCCAGGCTCCGCCCACCCCACTGGGGGTGCCGATCCCCTACCCCAATACCGGCATGGCGAAGGATACGACCAGGGGGACGCGAACGGTCAAAATCACCGGCAAAGAGGTGATGCTCAAAGACAAGAGTTGTTTCAAGACCAGTACGGGAGATGAAGCCGGGAATACGCCGAAGAAAGGCGTGGTGACCAGCAAGATCAAGGGAAAGGTGTACTTCATTGCCTGGTCGATGGACGTGAAGTTCGAAGGGGAAAATGTCGTCAGGCATTTAGACTTGATGACTCACAACCATGCGTCCAAACCCGGAAATACGCCTCCATGGGCTTATACCGACGCCTCCGCGACGGCGCCCGTGGAGCGTTGCAAGAAAGAAGTCGCCAGGAAAAACAAGGCATGTGGGGAGTTGAAGACCAAAGCCGAACGGTGTGGCGACAAGGCCTGTACGGCCGCAAAAAAGTGTTTGCTGGTCTCCAAGAAACAGGCGGACTCCAAGGCGCAGAACAGTGAAGTAGCCTGTTGTCCTGGCGAAACCGGCCACCACCTCGTTGAAGCTCACAGTTTTACAGTGCCAGGCACGAATCGCCAGACGCCGCTTCCTCAATTCCCCAACTACGACGAAAAAGACGCACCGTGCATTTGCGTGCAATGCCCTCAGGACGGAAGCGGACGTTATGAAGGGGATCATGGCTTCATGCATGCAGCCCAAGGCAAGCTGGAACAGGCCGCGATAGAGCGCGCGCCGCCCGCTCAAAAGGATTACGCCTGGAACTATGGCCAATCCCGTGGAGCGGGCGTGCGAGCGCTCCAGCAAACCTTTCCGAAATCGAAATGCTCAAAGAAATGCCTGGAAGCGCAGCTAGACGCTTACCACAAGAATACGGTGGGAGTCAGGGACAAAACCCCAGTGAGGACTCACACCCCCAACCTTCAAGACAATCAGAAAGAGCTGGCCCACGAAATGATCCCAGAGGTCACTATCAGTGCTTGGTAG
- a CDS encoding TIGR02270 family protein, with protein MESLSPILDQHTEEASFLAVLRDYAVRAPHYDLDHLGTLDNRIDAHLDGLRIAGPAGLETLLGQLGPHAIGEMFASVVLAFEAANGKVLSRLSEQLRRALETERGYLMALGWLDWERVSPWIERMLASPEPLFRRLGLAACGMHRRDPGPALLAGLSDADPSVLARAARTVGELRRRDLFPTMRAHRQHEDAATRFWANWATVQMGDQQALEPLRSFAEQPGEFQYRALCVLLAWQEREPSIAWIRQLVQDPRDRRIGLHALGLLGDPVSVPWLIQQMSDLPYARVAGEAFSLISGADLALLDLELQDLPDFDAGPNDNPEDPNVAMDPDENLPWPDPQAIERWWQANGGHFQVGTRYMLGLAHSEHCFQQALARGQQRQRIAAACGLARFRPDEVLFPTSAPAWRQKRLLGMTALFGR; from the coding sequence ATGGAAAGTTTGTCACCGATTCTCGACCAACATACCGAAGAGGCCAGTTTCCTCGCGGTCCTAAGGGACTATGCCGTACGTGCGCCGCACTACGATCTGGACCACCTCGGCACGCTCGACAACCGCATCGACGCCCATCTCGATGGCCTGCGTATCGCCGGCCCAGCGGGGCTGGAAACGCTGCTGGGCCAACTCGGCCCACACGCTATCGGCGAGATGTTCGCCAGCGTGGTGCTGGCTTTCGAGGCGGCCAACGGCAAAGTGCTGTCGCGGCTCAGCGAGCAGTTGCGCAGAGCCTTGGAAACGGAGCGCGGTTACCTGATGGCCCTGGGCTGGCTCGACTGGGAACGGGTGTCTCCGTGGATAGAACGTATGCTCGCCTCCCCCGAGCCGCTGTTTCGCCGTCTCGGCCTTGCGGCCTGCGGCATGCATCGCCGCGACCCCGGCCCCGCCCTGCTGGCCGGACTTTCCGATGCCGACCCAAGCGTGCTGGCACGTGCCGCCCGCACGGTTGGCGAATTGCGCCGGCGTGACCTGTTCCCGACGATGCGTGCCCACCGCCAGCATGAGGACGCCGCCACGCGCTTCTGGGCCAATTGGGCCACTGTCCAAATGGGCGACCAGCAGGCGTTGGAGCCTCTACGCTCATTCGCCGAGCAACCGGGCGAGTTCCAGTACCGCGCGCTCTGCGTACTGCTGGCTTGGCAAGAACGCGAACCCAGCATCGCCTGGATACGGCAGTTGGTACAGGATCCCCGGGATCGGCGCATCGGCCTCCACGCCCTTGGATTGCTGGGCGATCCGGTCAGCGTGCCCTGGTTGATCCAGCAGATGAGCGACCTGCCCTACGCCCGCGTCGCCGGTGAAGCCTTCAGCCTGATCAGCGGCGCTGACTTGGCGTTGCTTGATCTGGAATTGCAGGACCTGCCGGATTTCGATGCAGGCCCGAACGACAACCCTGAAGATCCCAATGTCGCCATGGACCCCGATGAAAACCTGCCCTGGCCCGACCCACAGGCAATCGAACGATGGTGGCAAGCCAACGGCGGACACTTTCAGGTGGGGACTCGTTACATGCTGGGATTGGCCCATAGCGAACACTGCTTTCAGCAAGCCCTTGCCCGCGGCCAGCAACGCCAGCGCATCGCCGCGGCCTGCGGTCTCGCCCGCTTCCGGCCAGACGAAGTGCTTTTCCCTACCAGCGCACCGGCTTGGCGGCAAAAGCGCTTGTTGGGAATGACGGCGCTGTTCGGGCGTTGA
- a CDS encoding SDR family NAD(P)-dependent oxidoreductase, translated as MPNATGQNPVALISGVGSEIGIGMAIARRLGAAGARLIITASSARILERVAELRAEGFEVEGRAIDLTDENQVREFMVWAESVWGQVDILVNNAGMAMQGSPECFSELAIMDLHTWNLTLARNLTTAFLLTRAVLPGMRARRYGRIVNISSTTGTRCSNPGEAAYSAAKAAMVGMSMSLALEVAKQGVTVNSVAPGWISTGSTTAEEAKAAGYTPMGRAGRPEEVAALVAFLASSEASYITGEVIVVDGGNCLVENKAP; from the coding sequence ATGCCTAACGCAACTGGACAGAACCCTGTGGCACTCATCAGTGGGGTTGGCAGTGAGATCGGCATCGGCATGGCGATCGCGCGCAGGCTGGGCGCCGCCGGCGCCCGATTGATCATCACCGCGAGCAGTGCACGCATCCTTGAGCGCGTCGCGGAATTGCGTGCCGAAGGGTTCGAAGTCGAAGGGCGGGCCATCGATCTTACCGATGAAAACCAGGTGCGTGAGTTTATGGTGTGGGCAGAGTCCGTCTGGGGGCAGGTCGATATTCTGGTGAACAACGCGGGCATGGCCATGCAAGGCAGTCCGGAGTGCTTTTCCGAGCTGGCGATCATGGACCTGCACACCTGGAACCTGACACTGGCGCGCAATCTCACCACGGCTTTTCTGCTGACTCGGGCTGTTCTGCCCGGCATGCGGGCGCGCCGATACGGGCGCATCGTCAACATCAGCTCCACGACCGGCACCCGCTGCAGTAACCCCGGTGAAGCGGCTTACAGCGCCGCGAAGGCCGCGATGGTCGGAATGAGCATGAGCCTGGCGCTGGAAGTCGCCAAGCAAGGAGTGACTGTAAACAGCGTCGCTCCCGGCTGGATCAGCACAGGGTCGACCACTGCCGAGGAAGCCAAGGCGGCAGGCTACACGCCGATGGGCCGGGCGGGACGTCCCGAAGAGGTGGCGGCACTGGTGGCTTTTCTGGCGTCTTCAGAGGCGAGCTACATCACGGGCGAAGTCATCGTGGTGGATGGCGGAAACTGCCTGGTGGAGAACAAGGCCCCTTGA
- a CDS encoding NAD(P)-dependent alcohol dehydrogenase, with the protein MKRIQYHNYGGPQVMKLEAFALASPGQGEVAVKVRFAAINPIDWKLRSGQMKIVTGRSFPRAMGMDFSGVVMAVGSNVTRFKVGDAVFGLARFKESGALAEAVVTKESLLASKPENVSFEQAACLGTPGTTAWNGLRDKAGLTAGQRVFINGCSGAVGEACVQIARMVGATITGSCSEETLGRARQLGVDTVHDYRKTDLSRLPERFDVVYDTAATMALPVGLNLLRKGGVLLDLNPSPGKFIRSFFDKRLKPVICTPRPEVLDTLAQAAQNGSFRLPVAQVVPLDDAIQLIAAIEGGRKLRGKALVAMD; encoded by the coding sequence ATGAAGCGTATCCAGTATCACAATTACGGCGGGCCGCAGGTGATGAAGCTCGAAGCCTTTGCGTTGGCTTCACCGGGTCAAGGCGAAGTCGCTGTGAAAGTCAGATTCGCCGCCATCAACCCTATCGACTGGAAGTTGCGCAGCGGGCAGATGAAGATCGTTACGGGCAGGTCCTTCCCCCGGGCCATGGGCATGGATTTCTCCGGCGTCGTCATGGCGGTGGGCAGCAACGTGACGCGGTTTAAAGTGGGTGATGCTGTTTTTGGTCTCGCTCGCTTCAAGGAAAGTGGTGCGCTGGCAGAAGCCGTGGTCACCAAGGAATCGCTGCTGGCCAGCAAACCCGAGAATGTCTCCTTTGAACAAGCCGCTTGCCTCGGGACTCCGGGAACGACAGCCTGGAACGGATTGCGGGACAAGGCCGGGCTGACCGCGGGCCAGCGCGTCTTCATCAACGGTTGCAGTGGCGCGGTCGGTGAAGCCTGCGTGCAAATAGCGCGCATGGTGGGGGCCACTATCACCGGTTCGTGCAGTGAAGAGACGCTAGGGCGGGCGCGGCAACTGGGGGTCGATACGGTTCACGACTATCGCAAAACCGATCTGTCCAGGCTGCCTGAACGTTTTGATGTGGTGTATGACACGGCAGCCACCATGGCCCTGCCGGTCGGCCTCAACCTGCTGCGTAAAGGCGGCGTGCTGCTGGATCTGAATCCAAGCCCTGGCAAGTTCATTCGCTCCTTTTTTGATAAGCGCCTGAAACCCGTCATCTGCACACCGCGCCCCGAGGTCCTCGACACGCTCGCCCAAGCCGCCCAGAATGGCAGCTTCCGGCTTCCTGTGGCGCAAGTGGTGCCTCTTGACGATGCGATCCAGCTTATCGCGGCCATCGAGGGAGGCAGGAAGCTGCGTGGCAAGGCCCTTGTAGCCATGGACTGA
- a CDS encoding helix-turn-helix transcriptional regulator: protein MSRSHRLFDLMQVLRRHRGTVSGVTLSRELNVSLRTIRRDVITLQSMGADIVGEPGVGYILRPGFLLPPLSFTEEEIQALMAGAQWVSRQTDEGLAHAVQNALAKIDSVLPPHMRRTLDNDTIYVSRNQGAPAALDLAQVRLALREQRKMQIVYKDENGEQTQRTLWPIMLGFVEAQRYIAGWCELRGDYRLFRTDRIVEVGFLEERYARPRQQLVKEWRSRDAHPCKQKDCS from the coding sequence GTGTCAAGAAGCCATAGATTGTTCGACCTCATGCAAGTGCTTCGGCGTCATCGCGGAACGGTTTCCGGTGTCACGCTATCCCGTGAGCTGAATGTCTCATTGCGTACCATCCGACGGGACGTCATCACGCTGCAGTCGATGGGGGCGGACATCGTTGGCGAGCCCGGTGTTGGCTACATCTTGCGTCCGGGTTTTCTGTTGCCGCCATTGAGTTTCACCGAGGAAGAAATTCAGGCACTGATGGCCGGCGCGCAATGGGTCAGCCGCCAAACCGATGAAGGCCTGGCCCACGCCGTTCAAAACGCATTGGCCAAGATCGACAGCGTCCTGCCGCCACACATGCGGCGGACCTTGGACAACGACACGATTTACGTCAGCCGCAATCAAGGCGCCCCGGCGGCGCTGGATCTGGCGCAGGTCCGGCTGGCGCTTCGCGAACAACGCAAAATGCAGATCGTCTACAAGGACGAAAATGGGGAGCAGACGCAACGAACCCTCTGGCCGATCATGCTGGGGTTCGTCGAGGCGCAGCGGTATATCGCAGGCTGGTGCGAACTGCGCGGCGACTATCGTTTGTTCCGAACGGACCGGATCGTCGAGGTGGGTTTCCTGGAGGAGCGCTACGCCCGTCCCCGGCAACAGCTGGTCAAGGAATGGCGCTCCCGGGACGCGCACCCGTGCAAACAGAAAGACTGCAGCTAG